The stretch of DNA CTAGAAGAAAAAATCCGGCGCGCGCAAAAGAAAAGCAGGGAAAACTTTTTTGCTGGCTGGCGAGCGTTAGCGAGCGGTAGCGGGGCGAATCAGTTGCCGTTTCGTTCAAAAAAGGTTCGCGCAAAGTGTAAAATATCACCGCCAATAGAAACTTCAGCGTTTGAAAGCATTGCTCCGCGCGGCCGCGAGGCGGCCGCGCTCCGCAAAATGGTTCCCCGCTTCGCGGCGAAATGGCTGGCTGGGCAAAAATCAAAGACGGCGTATTTGTCTGTTTCGTATCTAAAAACAATATGAATATCAAACCAAAATATTTTCTCTACGCTCGTAAATCAACGGAAGATGATGACCGACAAGTTATGAGTATTGAAGCTCAATTATTTGAGTTACGAGAATATGCTCGTAGAGAAAATTTTGAAATTCTTGAGGAATTTCAAGAGTCGAAAAGCGCAAAGACACCTGGGCGAGAAATTTTTGGCGAAATGATGGCAAAAGTGGAAAAATCTGACGGCGTGGGAATTTTGGCGTGGCATCCTGACCGCCTTGCGCGAAATAGTATTGATGGCGGCAGGATTATTTACGCCGTGGACACGCACAAAATTCTTTCTTTGCGCTTTTCGACATTTTGGTTTGAACCAACCCCGCAGGGGCTCTTTATGTTGCAAGTGGCGTTCGGGCAAAGCAAGTATTATTCAGACAATCTCGCTGAAAATATTAAGCGAGGAATCCGCCAAAAATTGCGAAGAAAAGAATGGTTAGGTCTCGCGCCTTTCGGTTATCAAAACAATCCGATAAAACGCAACATTGAACCGCACCCAACCGAAGCGCGAATCGTAAAATTAGCTTTTGAGGAATACGCGAAAGGCGGATATTCTTTTGTTTCTTTGGCGCAATTTTTGGCGGATCTCGGCGTTGTTTCTAAAAACCGAACGTCACTTGCCAAAGTTTCCATCAAACGGCTTTTAACTAACAAAGCGTATCTTGGCTTTCTAAAACATAAAGGAGAATGGTTTGATGGAAGCTTTGAGCCAATTATTTCTCCCGCATTGTTTGAAGCCGTGCAGAAAATTTTGAAAACGAAAGAGCGGCCACTCCACCGCCGCGCAAAACACGATTTTCCGTTTACCGGATTATTTCGTTGCGCGGAGTGTGGCAGTATGATTTCTGCGCAATGGGCGGTCAATCGCTGGGGCACAAAATATCGCTACTATCGCTGTTCTAAAAAGCGCGGCCGCTGTTCGCAACCATATATACAAGAAGCGGAGTTGGCGCGGCAAATCAAATCACGGCTTCAAACAATCTCGCTTTGCGACGAAATGACCGATTGGATGTTGGAGCGCGTAAAAGAATGGGAATGCGAGGAGAATTCGTCGTCGCAAAGCGAGGTTCAAAATCTTTCCGAAAATATCAAAACGGCAGAAGCGAAAATGGAAAAGTTAGTTTCCACTTATCTTGATGGCAACATTCCAAAACAGACTTATCTCAAAAAGAAAGATGAAATTTTGCTCGCTTCTGCCGTTTTGGAGCAAAAGAAGAAAGATTTTGAAAGCAGGAGAAAAAATTGGGTCGAACCCCTGCGGGAGTGGATTTTAGATACGAAACAGGCCGATTTTTTGGCCAAGTCGGATAATTTCCACCAAATCAAAACATTTGTTCAAAAAATCGGAACGAACCCTCGGGTTCGTAACAAATCCGCCGTCTTTGATTTTTGCCCAGCCAGCCATTTCGCCGCGAAGCGGGGAATCATTTTGCGGAGCGCGGCCGCCTCGCGGCCGCGCGGAGCAATGCTTTCAAACGCTGAAGTTTCTATTGGCGGAGAGGGAGGGATTCGAACCCTCGGACCCCGTGAAGGGTCAACAACTTAGCAGGTTGCTGCTTTCAGCCACTCAGCCACCTCTCCATGTTTAAAAATTAAGGTTATTTATTTTTTTGGTCAATTATCTTCGGACCCCGTGAAGGGTCAACAACTTAGCAGGCGTGAACACGACCCTGGGCAGTGTTCACGGCTTTCAGTCACCGAGCCACCTCTCCATGTTAAAACATATTATAATGGGATAAGTATTAAGTATTATGTATTGTGGGGAGAAACTTGCTCCAGCCTCGCCCAGCTGTAGTATTCCCATAATACTTGATGCATTATACTTAATACTATATTTAATTTTGGCCAAAAAGTCAAAGGTACTTTTGGCATTTTTTGCTATTTTATGATAAAATTAAAAAAGAATAATTAATTTTAAAAATATGACCGAGGATCAACAGAAAACAATGGAACCCCTTTCTTGGTCTTTCCCCGAGCATGAAAAGCATGAACGTAGCCGACGTTGGTATATTATCGCTGGCCTAATTGCCGCTTTTTTGTTTGTCTATGCGCTTTTGACGAGTAATTGGCTATTCGCCCTCATTATTATTATGGTGATTATGGTTATGTTTATCAATCACCACAGTGAGCCACGGCCGATAGAATTTATTATCGACCATGAAGGTATAAAATTGGGGGAGAAACACTATAAGTACAAAGATATCAAAAATTTTTGGATTATTTATGAACCGCCAACAGTCAAAAAGATCTTTTTTGTCTTTATGTCTAATACCAAGCCGATTTTGAGCATCCCGATCGGTGAAGAGAACCCCGTGGATATCCGCGCTTTCCTCCGACAATATTTAGAAGAAGATTTAGATCAAGAGGCCGAGCCCTTCTCTGAGGCCATGGGCCGGATTCTAAAAATTTAAATTTTATTTTTCTTGGGCAAGGCACAAGCCTTGCCTTTTTGATTAATAGATTAATACCTTATGACCTTTGAGCAGATTATAAATGAAATTAAAAAACACGCCAGCCGTAAAAATGTTGAGGGTATGGCCCGCTTTGGTATCAATCCAAAAAATACACTTGGTGTTAGTATGCCTGTTTTGCGTTCACTGGCCAAAATTATTGGCAAGGACCAGAAATTATCAAAAGAGCTCTGGCAAGCCAAAATTCATGAAGCAAGAATTCTAGCTGCTCTTATCGGCGAGCCCCAGCTTGTTGGCGCCAGACAAATGGAAAGTTGGGTTAAAGATTTTGACTCCTGGGATGTTTGCGACCAGGTCTGCCTCAACCTTTTTGGCAAGACGCCCTTTGCTTGGCCCAAGGCTATTGAATGGAGCCAAAGGAGAGGAGAGTTTGTTAAACGCGCCGGCTTTGTCCTCATGGCTGTTTTGGCTGTTCATGATAAAAAAGCTGCTGACAAAGAATTTCTGAAATTTTTTCCCTATCTCAAAAAAGAGGCAATCGACAATCGCAATTTTGTCAAAAAAGCCGTCAATTGGGCCCTGCGTCAGATTGGCAAGAGGAGTCATTATTTAAGCATCAGGGTTATAAAATTATGCGAGGAAATCCAAAAAATAGATTCCCCAACTTCCAAATGGATAGCTGCTGATGCCTTGCGTGAACTGCGGGTAAAATCCTACAAATTAGCCAAAAAATAATTATAATAAGTTATTTGCCTGTCAAAGTTGACATATTTTCAAAACCTTGTATAATAAAAAGGTATATTAAAATAGTTAATTTTAGGCATTTTATCAACATTAGTCTTATTTTTAATACTAATTAGTTGCCAAATGCGTTAGCGTAGCACTAGCTACCTAATTTTGTTTTACCCTTTAGGGCAAAACATCTTAAAAATTAAAATTTATCAAACAAGAGTGTTAAACCAAGATCAAAATACTGCCCCAAGCCAGCTTGGTGTCAACCGCAAAGGTTTTATTGAGATGGAAGGTGAAATAATAGAGCTTTTGCCAGCCGCCAGCTTCAAGATAAAATTGGATAATGGCCAAGAAATATTTGGCCACCTTTCCGGCAAGATGCGCATGAATAACATCATGCTTTTAACTGGCGATCGGGTCAAGGTAGAAGTTTCTCCTTATGACCTCGCCAAGGGCAGGATAGTTTACCGTTATTAAAATAATTCAAATATGAAAGTTCGTGCTTCAGTAAAAAAAATCTGCCGTGATTGCCAGATTATACGACGCAAGAAGAGAGTGCGTGTTATCTGCAAAAACCCCAAGCATAAACAGAGGCAGGGATAATTTTTAAATATTTTTTTATGGCTAGAATCGCTGGTGTAAATTTACCCAATGAAAAAAGGCTCGAGATTGGCTTGACCTATATATTTGGAATTGGCCGCACGACCTCCAAAAAGATTATTGAGCGACTGGGGCTGGATCCCAATATGAAATGCAAAAATCTCTCCGAAGCAGAGTCCAACCAACTCAAAAAAATTATTGAGGCAGATATTAGGACTGAGGGTGAGCTCAAGAGAGAAATTCTCTCGAATATCAAAAGACTAAAAGAAATAAATTGTTATCGTGGAGTCAGGCACTCCAGAAGGTTGCCGGTTCGTGGTCAGCGCACCAAGACCAATTCTCGCACCGTCCGTGGCAATGTCCGTCATACCGCCGGATCTGGTAAAAAACCAGCCGCTCAAAAGACATAAAATTATTTTATTTAATGTATAACTATGGAAAATAATACTGCTGAGGCGACCATGCCAGAGGCGTCAGAGGCCAAGGCTCCGGCCAAGAAAAACAGAAAGAAAAAAGTGGTTCCGCGGCTCCTCAAGGGCCGTGGTCAGGCTCACATACAATCAACTTACAACAATACAATTGTTTCCATTACTGATCAGAACGGTAGTGTTTTGGCCTGGTCTTCTGCTGGTAAGTGCGGTTTTAAGGGTGCCAAAAAGGCTACCCCTTATGCGGCCGGCGTAGTGGTCAAAGAAGTTATAGACAAATGTAAAGATTATGGTATCAAAGAGGTTGATGTTTTGATAAAGGGCATCGGCCCGGCCAGAGAAGGGGCAATACGTGCTTTAGCTACTTATGGTGTGCAGATTGCTAGTATCAAGGACGTCACCCCTGTGCCACACAATGGTTGCCGCCCCAAAAAGCCGAGGCGCATTTAATAATTAATAAGCATTTACTCTGAGCGCAGCGAAGAGTCTCGCACCAAGTCAATTTACGAGACTCTCACTTCGTTCAGGATAAAACAAGTAAAAGATTTATGGGTAGAGATATAGGACCAAAAGATAGACAAAGTCGCCGCATTGGAGAAAAGCTTTTCCTCAAAGGCGATCGGGATTTGACCAGCAAAAGCGGGATTGTCAGACGCAATTATCCGCCGGGTATGCATGGGCCCAAAGGCTACACCCATCGCGGTAGTGAATACGGACGCCAGTTGATTGCCAAACAAAAAATCAAAAAAATGTATCGCTTGAGAGAAAAACAATTTCACAATCTTTTTCTCAAAGCTGGCAAGATGAAAGGCGACGCTAGTAGCAACCTCTTGGTTTTGTTGGAGAGCCGGTTTGATAATGTTATCTATCGACTAGGCCTAGCCACTTCCAGAGATCAGGCTAGACAATTGGTTTCCCATGGACATTTTATGGTCAATGGTAACAAGATCAATATCCCTTCTTATGAGACAAAGACCAAAGATGTTATTACTGTTCGGGAGAAAAGCAAGAACAACGGCCTCCTTGCCCGTTCTTTAAAAGAATCTGCTGGCAAAAATATTCCTGCTTGGTTGTCTTTTGACACCTCCAAACCGGAAGCCGTGGTTGTTGACTCTCCCTCCACTGAAGAGTTGGGTTTATTGGCCGATGCCACTCTCACCATAGAGTTTTATTCAAGATAAAAAATTACTATTAAATTTTTATTATGCAAACTATACCCACGCCTAGTAATATCGAGTTCAAAAAAGAAACCGATTTTCGAGGTGATTTTGTGATTGAACCTCTTTACCCGGGTTATGGTTTGACTATTGGTAACGCCCTGAGGCGCGTTTTACTCTCTTCCATTCCTGGTGCCGCCATCAGCTCTATTAAAATAAAGGGAGTTGACCATGAGTTTTCCACCTTGCCGTATGTCAAAGAAGATATTGTAGATATTATTTTAAATTTGAAGCAGGTAAACCTGAAAATTGAAGGAGAAAATGATAATCCTGATGAGCCACTCAAAATCACTATCAGAAAAACTGGTGAAGGAAAAATTACCGCCGGTGACTTTGACTGCCCTAGCCAGGTTGTTATCGCCAATAAAAATCTTCATCTAGCTACTCTGACAGACAAAGCCGCCAGTTTTGACCTTGAATGTATTGTGGAAAATGGTATGGGTTATCTGCCCACCGAAAATCGCCCAACCGGAGTTTTGGATATTGGTCATATGGCCATTGATTCTATTTTTACCCCCATCAACCATGTCAACGTTAAAACGGAAAATGTGCGCGTCGGCGAGATGACCAACTGGGATAAACTAATTATTTCTTTGGAGACCAACGGCACCGTTACTTGCAAGGAGGCTTTTGAAATGGCCGTTTCTATCCTAAAAAATCAATTTGATTCCCTAGTTGTTGGGGCCAAGCCACCCAAAAAAGAAAAAGTTGAGGTGGCTGTAGAATTAGATAAAACTGAGCCGGCAAAAGGGGACACAATTGAATCAGAGGAGTTATCCGAAGATGAGTCAACTGAGCCACAGGCCAAAAAGAAAAGGGGCCGGCCCAAAAAAGAAGAAAATAAATAATTTATGAGACACCAAAAACAACGCACCAAACTTGGTAGAAACGTCGGTTCAAGAAAAGCCCTCATGCGGAGCATGGCTATTTCTTTAATTGTACACGAGAAAATTACTACTACTTTGTCCAAAGCCAAAGTTTTGAAGCCCATGGTGGAAAAACTGGTAACTCGAGCCAAGAAAAATGACTTGGCCAGCCGTCGTTTGTTGATCAGTGCTTTAGCCAAAGAAAAACCAGTCAAGAAACTCCTAGAAGTCACTGGTCCAAAGTATTTAGAAAGAAAGGGTGGTTATTTACGCATTATAAAACTAGGTGCTCGTCGAGGGGATGGCTCAGAAATGGCTATTATAGAATTTGTATAATTTTATGAAAAAAGAAATCAAAAGACAAGAACACGTTATTGATGCTTCTGGCAAAGTACTCGGTCGTTTGGCCAGTCAGATAGCCGTTCTTTTGCGTGGCAAACACAAACCGGAGTTTGAGCGTCATATAGATTTGGGTGACAAAGTGGTGGTAGAAAATGTTGACAAAATAAAAGTTACTGGTAACAAATTCAATGACAAGATTTATTACAAAGGTTCTACCCGGCCAGGCGGTTTGAAAAAAACCAAAATGAAAGCAGTCGTCGCCGACAAGGGCTGGGCCGAAGTTCTGCGCCGCGCAGTTTATCATATGTTGCCCGGCAACAAACTCCGCCCAGAAATTATGAAGAGATTGATTATAAAATAATATGGTTATCAAAAAAACAGACAAACCAGAAATCAAAAGAGAAACGGCCGCTACTGGCAAATATTATTATGGACTTGGTCGCCGCAAGACCGCCATTGCCAAGGTTAAACTTTTTGAGAATGGTACCGGCAAGCTAGTTGTCAACGGCAAAGAATATAAATCTTTTTACAGATATCCTCTTTATGCTGAAAATTTAGAACTGCCTTTCGAATCGGTTGGTTTGACGGGCAAAATAGATGCTGAGATAAAAGTCGTCGGCGGAGGCATGAAAGCTAGTTCCGAAGCCTGCCGCTTGGGTATTGCCAGAGCTCTAATCAAAATGACTGAAAATTTCAAGCCCGCTCTCCGCGCTGCTGGCTATGTCACCCGCGATCCTAGAGCCAAAGAAAGAAAGAAGCCAGGCTTAAAAAGAGCCAGAAGAGCTCCCCAGTGGGCTAAGAGATAATGCAATATTTTCCGACACCCCCGATGTACATCGGGGGTTTTTATTTGACAACGCCCCCATTTTTTTATAGGGTTACTCAATTCAAACAAAAAGTAAATAACCCTTAAAAAGTGCTATAAAAAAACAGGAGGGTGTAATCATGAAAATGAAATGGATCGTGTTTCTGCTGTTGGTGCTTGCTTTTGGCAGCCCGTCACAGGAAATCGGGGTGACATATTCATACCCACACGCCTTATGGTTATACGATGGCGACGAGACCAAGGCCAAGGCGGTGCTGGAACAAGCAGCACAAGCGGGGATAAAGGACTTACGCCTGATAATCCACTGGAACTGGTGTCAACCAGACTCCAGCGGCCAGTTCGATTTCAGCAGTCTGGAGTGGCAGCTCGAGATCATGGAAAAATACGGGGCCGAAACCGTTATATTATGCCTCGGGCGCAAGGTTCCGAGATGGCCCGAGTACCACATTCCCGAATGGGCTAAGCAGTTGCCAGAGGAGGAATTCCGGCAAAAGCTCATCCGGTACATAGAGGGGGTAATTTCGCATTATTCCGACGACCATCGGATAACCCATTTTCAGGTCGAAAATGAGCCTTTGTCCAGTTTTGGTGAAGGGAAGGAGTTCTGGCAGAAGAGGTTTGATGATCAGCAAAATTTTCTGGCCGCTGAAATTTCCATCGTTGAAAAGTATGATCATCTTTGCCGGCCTATTATCGTCACTGACCCAGGCGATTTTGGAAATTACAATGACGCCGCCGAAAATGCAGATATTTTGGGCGTGAGTTATTATGGGGTAGTTTACAACAGTTGGTTGGGCTATTTCCCCAACCGCTGGCTTTACAAAAAATTCTTTCGTTTTTTTATTGGGAATTTTTTATGTGGCCCATGGTTCCAGGCCGAGACGATCAGCCAGTTCATCGGAGGCAAGTCAGTCTGGATGGTTGAAGGCCAAGGCGAACCCTGGGGTCCAAAGGATAACAGGTCGCTCTCCCCAGAGGAGTCTGCCAAAAGCATGAACCCAGAGAAGCTTCGGCAGAATCTGGAAGCTGTTCGACAAGCTGGCTTCAAAGGGCCAATTTTTCTCTGGGGCATCGAATGGATGGCCTGGATGAGAGATAAAGGCCACCGAGAGATGTGGGAGACCGTGGAGGGTCTAGTCCGAAAATAAATTGTGGTAATATATTGTGGTGGACGCTCAACACTAAGTTGAGCGTTTTTTTATTCTTATTTTACTTACCTCGCTTGCCCAGCTTTCTACTTATCTTGCTTTATCCTCGTTTTTCCGCCATAATTAAAGCATGCTTAACTGGCTCAAAAAATACAAAACAGCCATATTTTTAGGCTTATTTTGCTTGGCCTTTTTTTGTATTTACGCTCATTTCAATCTACTGGTTATGCACCCAGACGGGGCAGGGGACAATCCAAAATTTTCTTCCCCGGACGAGACCGCCAATTATTTTTGGGCCAAAAGACTGGCCCAAGGCCAGCCGCTTTATTATTTTGAAGAGTTAAATGGTCCAGGCAACAACCTTATCCACCCGAGAAGCATCAATGTTATTGATGGCAAAAACGTACCCGGCTCTTTTCTAGGTTTGATTTTTATTTATGGTTCCCTCGCCAAAATCCTCGGCCTCGGAGTCGTTCCCTATTTAACGCCATTTTTTTCCGCGCTCGGGATTTTCTTTTTTTATTTATTACTAAAAAAGATTTTTAATTCTACCCCTGTCGCTCTTATTCCCGCAACGCTCTTGGCTTTTACTCCAGCTTGGTTTTATTATTCCTGCCGAGGTATGTACCATAACGTACTGTTCACCAGTTTGTTGATTATGGGGGTTTATTTTTTATGGAAGGTTCTGGCGGAAGCTCCTAGCCCAAATTCCAAATCCCAAGCCCCAAATCAAAAATCAAAAATCAACAATCCAAAACTAATGTTATATTTCCTCTCCGGTCTTTTGATCAGCTTCGCTCTATTCACTCGCACTTCAGAAATTGTTTGGGCCGCCTTAACTATTTTTTTTATTTTCATTTTTCACTTTAAAAGGATCTATTGGCCCGGTTTTCTTTTATTTTTGGCCGCTGGAACGATCCCCATTATCGCCTTATTCTATCACAATCAGATTCTTTACGGTTCACTTATCTCTGCTGGTTATCGCGCCGTGAGTGATGCTGTATCTATTGGCGGCTTGGCTAGTGCTGGTGTTTTATTCCAGATTTTTGTCACCCCCTTTGGCATTCATCCCGGTTCCATTCTCACCAACGGTTTCAATTATCTTTATCAGCTTTTTCCGATTTGGGGCGCACTTTATTTTCTTGGCGCTTTCCTCTTCGCGATTCTCCCGACTCATATTATTAAAATCAATTATAAAAAAAGAATCGCTTATCTCGCTTATTGCTTACTGCTCACTGCTTATTTATTGATTTTTTATGGTTCTTGGGCGATCACTGATCGCATTGACCGGGAGACTCTCTCGCTTGGTACTTCTTATCTGCGTTATTGGCTGCCGATTTATATTGTTACCTTGCCGTTTGTCGCTACTATTATCTGGCAGCTCGCCAATTTTTTGACTCCGCTCCAAAAAAGAAAAATTTTTTATCAGTCAATTTTTTCTTTTGCCGCTTGCCTTTGCATATTTATGCCCACGATCAATGTGCTTTTGCGCCAGAGTGACGAAAGTTTGTTTCTTTTAAAAAACCTAAACGAAACTCGTGTTAAATCAGCCATTGTTAATAAAATGGTCGGGCCAGAAGATATCGTCCTCGTCTACAAACAGGCGGATAAAATATTTTTCCCCGAACGCACTCTTTTAATTACCGAACTAGCTGTCCCTATTGATTATGAATCAGTCGCCACCTTGTCAAAAATCAGAGATGTCTATTATTATTCCTACGCCAATCCCAGAGACGTTGATTCCATCTCGCGCTTGCAATTTGCTCCATATGGATTGGAAATTGTCGAGGGGCAAAAGGTTTTTGGCAATGATAGACTTTATAAGATTAAAAAAATTAGACAAATACAGTAACTTGTAACTCGCAA from Candidatus Kuenenbacteria bacterium encodes:
- the rpsM gene encoding 30S ribosomal protein S13 gives rise to the protein MARIAGVNLPNEKRLEIGLTYIFGIGRTTSKKIIERLGLDPNMKCKNLSEAESNQLKKIIEADIRTEGELKREILSNIKRLKEINCYRGVRHSRRLPVRGQRTKTNSRTVRGNVRHTAGSGKKPAAQKT
- the rpsD gene encoding 30S ribosomal protein S4, with protein sequence MGRDIGPKDRQSRRIGEKLFLKGDRDLTSKSGIVRRNYPPGMHGPKGYTHRGSEYGRQLIAKQKIKKMYRLREKQFHNLFLKAGKMKGDASSNLLVLLESRFDNVIYRLGLATSRDQARQLVSHGHFMVNGNKINIPSYETKTKDVITVREKSKNNGLLARSLKESAGKNIPAWLSFDTSKPEAVVVDSPSTEELGLLADATLTIEFYSR
- a CDS encoding DNA alkylation repair protein, encoding MTFEQIINEIKKHASRKNVEGMARFGINPKNTLGVSMPVLRSLAKIIGKDQKLSKELWQAKIHEARILAALIGEPQLVGARQMESWVKDFDSWDVCDQVCLNLFGKTPFAWPKAIEWSQRRGEFVKRAGFVLMAVLAVHDKKAADKEFLKFFPYLKKEAIDNRNFVKKAVNWALRQIGKRSHYLSIRVIKLCEEIQKIDSPTSKWIAADALRELRVKSYKLAKK
- the rpsI gene encoding 30S ribosomal protein S9, with translation MVIKKTDKPEIKRETAATGKYYYGLGRRKTAIAKVKLFENGTGKLVVNGKEYKSFYRYPLYAENLELPFESVGLTGKIDAEIKVVGGGMKASSEACRLGIARALIKMTENFKPALRAAGYVTRDPRAKERKKPGLKRARRAPQWAKR
- the rplQ gene encoding 50S ribosomal protein L17, which produces MRHQKQRTKLGRNVGSRKALMRSMAISLIVHEKITTTLSKAKVLKPMVEKLVTRAKKNDLASRRLLISALAKEKPVKKLLEVTGPKYLERKGGYLRIIKLGARRGDGSEMAIIEFV
- the rpmJ gene encoding 50S ribosomal protein L36; the protein is MKVRASVKKICRDCQIIRRKKRVRVICKNPKHKQRQG
- the rpoA gene encoding DNA-directed RNA polymerase subunit alpha is translated as MQTIPTPSNIEFKKETDFRGDFVIEPLYPGYGLTIGNALRRVLLSSIPGAAISSIKIKGVDHEFSTLPYVKEDIVDIILNLKQVNLKIEGENDNPDEPLKITIRKTGEGKITAGDFDCPSQVVIANKNLHLATLTDKAASFDLECIVENGMGYLPTENRPTGVLDIGHMAIDSIFTPINHVNVKTENVRVGEMTNWDKLIISLETNGTVTCKEAFEMAVSILKNQFDSLVVGAKPPKKEKVEVAVELDKTEPAKGDTIESEELSEDESTEPQAKKKRGRPKKEENK
- the infA gene encoding translation initiation factor IF-1 produces the protein MEGEIIELLPAASFKIKLDNGQEIFGHLSGKMRMNNIMLLTGDRVKVEVSPYDLAKGRIVYRY
- the rpsK gene encoding 30S ribosomal protein S11 translates to MPEASEAKAPAKKNRKKKVVPRLLKGRGQAHIQSTYNNTIVSITDQNGSVLAWSSAGKCGFKGAKKATPYAAGVVVKEVIDKCKDYGIKEVDVLIKGIGPAREGAIRALATYGVQIASIKDVTPVPHNGCRPKKPRRI
- the rplM gene encoding 50S ribosomal protein L13, which produces MKKEIKRQEHVIDASGKVLGRLASQIAVLLRGKHKPEFERHIDLGDKVVVENVDKIKVTGNKFNDKIYYKGSTRPGGLKKTKMKAVVADKGWAEVLRRAVYHMLPGNKLRPEIMKRLIIK